Proteins from a single region of Streptomyces spectabilis:
- a CDS encoding DUF4097 family beta strand repeat-containing protein, with product MPTFDTAKPINASVIIESGTVRITAGDRAETVVDVRATSETRAADVRAAERTRVEYTAGRLLVKGPKERSLFGRGSSVDVEVALPEGSHVQVTTSMADCTIEGGLGECEVKTSMGEIRVVRAASVRLDTGHGRVYVDRTEGQADVTTASGEVRLGTIGGAAVIKNSNGSTEIGEVTGELRVRSANGSVIVSRAHGDVTVKTATGAIEIGEVTRGTAVLETGTGRVDIGISEGTAAWLDVQTKYGSVRQSLGSSAGPGDSGETVKVRARTGLGDIVIHRA from the coding sequence ATGCCAACCTTCGACACCGCCAAGCCCATCAACGCCTCAGTGATCATCGAGAGCGGGACGGTGCGGATCACCGCGGGCGACCGCGCCGAGACCGTCGTCGACGTGCGCGCGACCAGCGAGACGCGCGCCGCCGACGTCCGCGCCGCCGAGCGGACCCGGGTGGAGTACACGGCGGGCCGCCTCCTGGTGAAGGGCCCCAAGGAGCGCTCCCTGTTCGGCAGGGGCTCGTCGGTCGACGTCGAGGTCGCGCTGCCCGAGGGCTCGCACGTGCAGGTCACCACCTCCATGGCCGACTGCACCATCGAGGGCGGCCTCGGCGAGTGCGAGGTCAAGACCTCCATGGGGGAGATCCGGGTGGTCCGGGCGGCCTCGGTGCGCCTCGACACCGGGCACGGCCGGGTGTACGTGGACCGGACGGAGGGCCAGGCCGACGTCACCACGGCCTCCGGCGAGGTGCGGCTCGGCACGATCGGCGGCGCGGCCGTCATCAAGAACTCGAACGGGTCCACCGAGATCGGCGAGGTCACCGGCGAGCTGCGGGTCCGCTCCGCCAACGGGTCCGTCATCGTCTCCCGCGCGCACGGCGACGTCACCGTGAAGACCGCGACCGGCGCCATCGAGATCGGCGAGGTGACGCGCGGCACCGCCGTCCTGGAGACCGGCACGGGCCGGGTCGACATCGGCATCAGCGAGGGCACCGCCGCCTGGCTCGACGTGCAGACCAAGTACGGCTCCGTGCGCCAGTCGCTCGGCTCGTCCGCGGGCCCCGGCGACTCCGGTGAGACGGTCAAGGTGCGGGCGCGCACGGGCCTGGGCGACATCGTGATCCACCGCGCCTGA
- a CDS encoding toxin-antitoxin system HicB family antitoxin — translation MNLTPYVDQLRQELAVAAEAGGEDARAVAERLIAPLESATRLTLLNVLSAAMDEVTRDLAPGSVDVRLRGGDPDFVVTPPPLADAFEAPVMEAPVARVAPALAPVPEAEEGGTARINLRLPMHLKSQAEEAAAAESLSVNAWLVRTVAEALRPSESPQPAARGEGVGNSFTGWAR, via the coding sequence ATGAATCTCACGCCGTATGTCGACCAACTCCGTCAGGAGCTCGCGGTCGCCGCCGAGGCCGGTGGTGAGGATGCTCGCGCGGTGGCCGAGCGTCTGATCGCCCCGCTCGAGTCGGCCACCCGGCTCACGTTGCTGAACGTGCTCTCCGCGGCCATGGACGAGGTTACCCGAGACCTCGCCCCCGGCTCGGTCGACGTGCGCCTGCGTGGGGGTGACCCGGACTTCGTGGTCACGCCGCCGCCCCTCGCCGACGCGTTCGAGGCGCCGGTCATGGAGGCGCCCGTGGCCCGCGTCGCGCCCGCCCTCGCGCCCGTCCCCGAGGCCGAGGAGGGCGGCACCGCCCGCATCAACCTCCGGCTGCCCATGCACCTCAAGTCCCAGGCCGAGGAGGCCGCCGCGGCCGAGAGCCTGTCGGTCAACGCCTGGCTGGTCCGCACCGTCGCCGAGGCCCTCAGGCCCAGCGAGAGCCCGCAGCCCGCCGCCCGCGGCGAGGGCGTGGGCAACAGCTTCACCGGGTGGGCCCGGTAG
- a CDS encoding acyl-CoA carboxylase subunit beta, translating to MTVLDEAGSSAGEPTDARGRVAELAGIRAQALAGPSEKATEAQHAKGKLTARERIALLLDEGSFQEVEQLRRHRATGFGLEAKKPYTDGVITGWGTVEGRTVFVYAHDFRIFGGALGEAHATKIHKIMDMAIAAGAPLVSLNDGAGARIQEGVSALAGYGGIFQRNTKASGVIPQISVMLGPCAGGAAYSPALTDFVFMVRDTSQMFITGPDVVRAVTGEEISQNGLGGADVHAETSGVCHFAYDDEETCLAEVRYLIAMLPQNNRENPPVAACDDPADRRSEVLLDLVPADGNRPYDMTKVIEELVDDGDYLEVHERWARNIICALARLDGQVVGIVANQPQTLAGVLDIEASEKAARFVQMCDAFNIPIVTLLDVPGFLPGVDQEHGGIIRHGAKLLYAYCNATVPRISLILRKAYGGAYIVMDSQSIGADLTYAWPTNEIAVMGAEGAANVIFRRQIAAAEDPEAMRARMVKEYKAELMHPYYAAERGLVDDVIDPAETRSVLINSLAMLRNKHADLPSRKHGNPPQ from the coding sequence ATGACCGTTTTGGACGAAGCTGGATCTTCAGCGGGTGAGCCCACCGACGCGCGGGGCCGAGTGGCCGAATTGGCCGGGATCCGCGCGCAGGCCCTGGCCGGGCCGAGCGAGAAGGCGACCGAGGCTCAGCATGCCAAGGGCAAGCTGACGGCCCGCGAGCGGATCGCGCTTCTCCTCGACGAGGGTTCGTTCCAGGAGGTCGAGCAGCTGCGCCGGCACCGGGCGACCGGCTTCGGCCTGGAGGCCAAGAAGCCGTACACCGACGGTGTCATCACCGGCTGGGGCACGGTCGAGGGCCGGACGGTCTTCGTGTACGCCCACGACTTCCGGATCTTCGGAGGCGCCCTCGGCGAGGCGCACGCCACGAAGATCCACAAGATCATGGACATGGCCATCGCGGCGGGCGCGCCCCTGGTCTCCCTGAACGACGGCGCGGGCGCCCGCATCCAGGAGGGCGTCTCCGCCCTCGCGGGCTACGGCGGCATCTTCCAGCGCAACACCAAGGCCTCCGGCGTCATCCCGCAGATCAGCGTGATGCTCGGCCCGTGCGCGGGCGGCGCGGCCTACAGCCCCGCCCTCACCGACTTCGTCTTCATGGTCCGCGACACCTCGCAGATGTTCATCACAGGACCCGACGTGGTCCGCGCGGTGACCGGCGAGGAGATCTCCCAGAACGGCCTGGGCGGCGCCGACGTGCACGCCGAGACCTCCGGCGTGTGCCACTTCGCGTACGACGACGAGGAGACCTGCCTCGCCGAGGTGCGCTACCTCATCGCGATGCTCCCGCAGAACAACCGCGAGAACCCGCCCGTCGCCGCCTGCGACGACCCGGCCGACCGCCGCTCCGAGGTCCTGCTCGACCTCGTCCCGGCCGACGGGAACCGGCCGTACGACATGACGAAGGTCATCGAGGAGCTCGTCGACGACGGCGACTACCTGGAGGTCCACGAGCGCTGGGCGCGCAACATCATCTGCGCCCTGGCCCGCCTCGACGGCCAGGTCGTCGGCATCGTCGCCAACCAGCCCCAGACCCTCGCGGGCGTCCTGGACATCGAGGCCTCGGAAAAGGCCGCGCGCTTCGTCCAGATGTGCGACGCCTTCAACATCCCGATCGTCACCCTGCTCGACGTGCCCGGCTTCCTGCCCGGCGTCGACCAGGAGCACGGCGGCATCATCCGCCACGGCGCGAAGCTCCTGTACGCGTACTGCAACGCGACCGTGCCCCGCATCTCCCTCATCCTGCGCAAGGCGTACGGCGGCGCGTACATCGTGATGGACAGCCAGTCCATCGGCGCCGACCTCACCTACGCCTGGCCGACGAACGAGATCGCGGTCATGGGCGCCGAGGGCGCGGCCAACGTCATCTTCCGCCGCCAGATCGCCGCCGCCGAGGACCCCGAGGCCATGCGCGCCCGCATGGTCAAGGAGTACAAGGCCGAGCTGATGCACCCGTACTACGCCGCCGAGCGCGGGCTCGTCGACGACGTGATCGACCCGGCCGAGACCCGGTCCGTGCTGATCAACTCGCTCGCGATGCTGCGCAACAAGCACGCCGATCTGCCGTCGCGCAAGCACGGCAATCCGCCGCAGTAG
- a CDS encoding acyl-CoA carboxylase subunit epsilon, which translates to MTTPDIRVEKGHAEPEEVAALTAILLARAAAQPAAVPSVLHGRDKAGWRRLERTPGFRAPHSWQG; encoded by the coding sequence ATGACCACTCCCGACATCCGCGTCGAGAAGGGCCACGCCGAGCCCGAGGAAGTCGCCGCCCTCACGGCGATCCTGCTGGCCCGTGCCGCCGCTCAGCCCGCCGCGGTCCCCTCCGTACTGCACGGCCGTGACAAGGCAGGCTGGCGCCGCCTGGAGCGCACGCCCGGCTTCCGCGCCCCGCACAGCTGGCAGGGCTGA
- a CDS encoding YceI family protein, whose protein sequence is MGLFGRKNDTAPAPAAVNPELAALTGDYTLDPTHTSIGFVARHAMVTNVKGSFLDVSGSLHLDGTDPAASTAVIDVTMDSIDTGNADRDGHLKSADFFKTEEFPKMTFRSTKAEALGGDDYRVTGDLTILGTTRPLTIDLEFNGSATDPFGNERVGFEGKAELLRSEWGLTWNAALETGGVLVSDKIKLTFDISAIKDSGQA, encoded by the coding sequence ATGGGACTCTTCGGCCGCAAGAACGACACCGCCCCCGCGCCCGCCGCCGTCAACCCCGAACTCGCCGCCCTGACCGGTGACTACACGCTCGACCCCACGCACACCAGCATCGGCTTCGTCGCCCGGCACGCCATGGTCACGAACGTCAAGGGCTCCTTCCTCGACGTCAGCGGCTCGCTGCACCTCGACGGCACCGACCCGGCCGCGTCGACGGCCGTCATCGACGTGACGATGGACAGCATCGACACCGGCAACGCGGACCGCGACGGTCACCTCAAGAGCGCGGACTTCTTCAAGACGGAGGAGTTCCCGAAGATGACCTTCCGTTCGACCAAGGCGGAGGCGCTCGGCGGCGACGACTACCGCGTCACCGGTGATCTGACGATCCTCGGCACCACCCGGCCGCTCACCATCGACCTGGAGTTCAACGGCTCGGCCACGGACCCCTTCGGCAACGAGCGCGTCGGCTTCGAGGGCAAGGCGGAGCTGCTGCGCTCGGAGTGGGGCCTGACGTGGAACGCGGCCCTGGAGACGGGCGGGGTGCTGGTCTCCGACAAGATCAAGCTGACCTTCGACATCTCGGCCATCAAGGACTCCGGGCAGGCCTGA
- the cimA gene encoding citramalate synthase, producing the protein MTTETSQPDDSFHVFDTTLRDGAQREGINLTVADKLTIARHLDDFGVGFIEGGWPGANPRDTEFFARATAEVTFKNAQLVAFGATRRAGGKAAEDPQVKALLDSGAPVITLVAKSHDRHVELALRTTLDENVEMVRDTVSYLRAQGRRVFVDCEHFFDGYRANPEYAKAVVRAAHEAGADVVVLCDTNGGMLPAQVQAVVATVAADTGARLGIHAQDDTGCAVANTLAAVDAGATHVQCTANGYGERVGNANLFPVVAALELKYGKQVLPEGALREMTRVSHAIAEVVNLTPATHQPYVGVSAFAHKAGLHASAIKVDPDLYQHIDPELVGNRIRMLVSDMAGRASIELKGKELGVDLGGDRELVARVVERVKERELKGYTYEAADASFELLLRAEAEGRSLCYFRTESWRAIVEDRPDGSHANEATVKVWAKGERIVATAEGNGPVNALDRALRVALERMYPELAKLELVDYKVRILEGKHGTTSTTRVLISTSDGDGEWSTVGVADNVIAASWQALEDAVTYGLLKAGVEPAE; encoded by the coding sequence ATGACGACGGAAACCAGCCAGCCCGACGATTCGTTCCACGTGTTCGACACCACGCTGCGCGACGGAGCGCAGCGCGAGGGCATCAATCTGACCGTCGCGGACAAGCTGACCATCGCCCGGCATCTGGACGACTTCGGCGTGGGCTTCATCGAGGGCGGCTGGCCCGGCGCCAATCCGCGCGACACCGAGTTCTTCGCCCGCGCCACGGCGGAGGTCACCTTCAAGAACGCGCAGCTCGTCGCGTTCGGCGCCACCCGTCGCGCGGGCGGCAAGGCCGCCGAGGACCCGCAGGTCAAGGCGCTCCTGGACTCCGGAGCCCCGGTGATCACACTGGTCGCCAAGTCCCACGACCGGCACGTCGAACTCGCCCTGCGCACCACGCTCGACGAGAACGTGGAGATGGTCCGCGACACCGTCTCCTACCTGCGCGCGCAGGGCCGCCGCGTCTTCGTCGACTGCGAGCACTTCTTCGACGGCTACCGCGCCAACCCCGAGTACGCCAAGGCCGTCGTGCGGGCCGCGCACGAGGCGGGCGCGGACGTCGTGGTCCTGTGCGACACCAACGGCGGCATGCTGCCCGCGCAGGTGCAGGCCGTGGTCGCCACCGTCGCCGCCGACACCGGCGCCCGGCTCGGCATCCACGCCCAGGACGACACCGGCTGCGCGGTCGCCAACACCCTCGCCGCCGTCGACGCGGGCGCCACCCACGTCCAGTGCACCGCCAATGGCTACGGCGAGCGCGTCGGCAACGCCAACCTCTTCCCGGTCGTCGCCGCCCTGGAGCTGAAGTACGGCAAACAGGTCCTGCCCGAGGGCGCGCTGCGCGAGATGACCCGGGTCTCGCACGCCATCGCCGAGGTCGTGAACCTCACCCCGGCCACCCACCAGCCCTACGTCGGCGTCTCGGCCTTCGCGCACAAGGCGGGCCTGCACGCCTCCGCGATCAAGGTCGACCCGGACCTCTACCAGCACATCGACCCCGAGCTTGTGGGCAACCGCATCCGCATGCTGGTCTCCGACATGGCGGGCCGCGCCTCCATCGAGCTCAAGGGCAAGGAGCTGGGCGTCGACCTCGGCGGCGACCGCGAGCTGGTCGCCCGGGTCGTGGAGCGCGTCAAGGAGCGCGAGCTCAAGGGCTACACGTACGAGGCGGCCGACGCGTCCTTCGAGCTGCTCCTGCGGGCGGAGGCCGAAGGACGCTCGCTGTGCTACTTCCGCACCGAGTCCTGGCGCGCGATCGTCGAGGACCGGCCCGACGGCTCGCACGCCAACGAGGCCACCGTGAAGGTGTGGGCCAAGGGCGAGCGCATCGTGGCGACGGCGGAGGGCAACGGCCCCGTCAACGCCCTCGACCGGGCCCTGCGCGTCGCCCTGGAGCGGATGTACCCGGAGCTGGCCAAGCTGGAGCTCGTGGACTACAAGGTCCGCATCCTGGAGGGCAAGCACGGCACCACCTCCACCACCCGCGTGCTCATCTCCACCTCGGACGGCGACGGCGAGTGGTCGACCGTCGGCGTCGCGGACAACGTGATCGCCGCGTCCTGGCAGGCCCTGGAGGACGCCGTCACCTACGGCCTGCTCAAGGCCGGGGTCGAGCCCGCCGAGTAG